One genomic segment of Kordiimonas sp. SCSIO 12603 includes these proteins:
- a CDS encoding replicative DNA helicase — protein sequence MEALIGDVANDTEHNDELNYRQAPHNLEAEQALLGSILVNNEAAQKVQGFLEPEHFFEPVHARIYESVLKLMDKNQIADPVKLKPYFDNDEALTDVGGAQYLVRLAASAATIINAEDYGRTIYDLAMRRALIQIGERMVNDAYDAPVDAEAAEQISDAEKQLFDLAEMGQAETGAQSFSKAVRVAVENIESAYKDPDSLSGVTTGLTQLNDKIGGLHNSDLVILAGRPAMGKTSLATNIAYNAAERYMQDKEAGNEDKSKGAVVCFYSLEMSADQLAARILSDVSNRHYDGPDPIQSHQMRQGNLDEGQFEAIARAAMILEDLPLFIDDTPALTIAGLRTRSRRLKRQHNLGLIVVDYLQLLRGSNKGGSENRVQEISEITRGLKGLAKELHVPVIALSQLSRTVEQRENKRPMLSDLRESGSIEQDADMVMFVFREEYYKEKDEPSQADQEKHLAWQAEMEALYGKAELVIGKQRHGPVGTVHLAFDKSSTRFSDLVEDDHLPDRFE from the coding sequence ATGGAAGCACTAATTGGCGATGTAGCAAACGATACAGAGCACAATGATGAGCTTAATTACCGTCAGGCGCCTCATAACCTTGAAGCAGAACAAGCACTTCTTGGTTCAATTCTCGTAAACAACGAAGCTGCGCAAAAAGTACAAGGCTTTCTCGAACCTGAACACTTCTTTGAACCTGTTCATGCGCGCATTTACGAATCCGTTCTTAAGTTGATGGATAAAAACCAGATTGCTGACCCTGTTAAGCTAAAACCCTATTTTGATAATGATGAAGCGCTTACTGATGTAGGCGGTGCCCAGTATTTGGTGCGCCTCGCAGCATCTGCAGCAACCATCATTAATGCTGAAGATTACGGTCGTACCATCTATGATTTGGCAATGCGCCGCGCGCTTATTCAGATCGGGGAGCGGATGGTAAACGATGCGTACGATGCACCCGTTGACGCTGAAGCCGCAGAGCAGATTTCAGACGCTGAAAAACAGCTGTTTGATCTTGCAGAAATGGGCCAGGCGGAAACGGGTGCTCAGTCGTTCTCAAAAGCTGTGCGCGTTGCTGTAGAAAATATTGAAAGCGCCTACAAAGATCCGGATAGCCTATCTGGTGTAACAACGGGTCTTACCCAACTTAACGACAAAATCGGCGGTCTTCACAATTCTGACCTTGTGATTCTTGCTGGTCGCCCTGCGATGGGTAAAACATCGCTTGCAACGAATATCGCCTATAACGCAGCTGAGCGCTATATGCAGGATAAAGAAGCAGGGAATGAAGATAAATCAAAAGGCGCCGTAGTGTGTTTCTACAGCTTGGAGATGTCAGCCGATCAGCTTGCCGCACGTATTCTATCGGACGTATCTAACCGTCACTATGACGGACCAGACCCTATCCAGTCTCACCAAATGCGTCAGGGTAATCTTGATGAAGGTCAGTTTGAAGCAATTGCACGCGCCGCTATGATCTTGGAAGATCTACCACTCTTTATTGACGATACCCCTGCTCTTACCATTGCTGGTTTGCGTACACGTTCACGCCGCCTGAAACGTCAACATAATCTAGGGCTGATTGTAGTCGATTATCTACAGCTACTTCGGGGTAGTAATAAAGGTGGCAGTGAAAACCGTGTGCAGGAAATTTCTGAAATTACACGTGGTCTCAAAGGCTTAGCAAAAGAACTTCATGTTCCTGTAATCGCGCTTTCACAGCTTAGCCGTACCGTGGAGCAACGCGAGAACAAACGTCCGATGCTCTCTGACCTTCGGGAATCTGGTTCGATTGAGCAGGATGCGGATATGGTGATGTTCGTATTCCGTGAGGAATACTATAAAGAAAAAGATGAACCTTCTCAGGCAGATCAGGAAAAACACCTAGCGTGGCAAGCAGAAATGGAAGCGCTATACGGCAAGGCAGAGCTTGTTATTGGTAAGCAGCGTCACGGCCCCGTAGGGACCGTGCATTTGGCCTTCGATAAATCATCAAC
- the rplI gene encoding 50S ribosomal protein L9 has translation MEVILLERVAKLGQMGDVVSVKDGFARNFLLPQKKALRATEANKAAFEADRARLEAENLERKTEAEAVAAKIADLKVIMIRSAGESGQLYGSVSSRDIAEAVAEAGVKVSRNQVVLDRAIKTLGLHDVVLSLHPEVSVTVVVNIARSAEEAEMQFETGAAVTSNTEEEDFDAEAEFAAEEETEVSEETAEEAAEEEATEE, from the coding sequence ATGGAAGTTATCCTACTAGAACGCGTTGCGAAACTCGGCCAGATGGGCGATGTTGTAAGCGTAAAAGACGGCTTTGCTCGTAACTTCCTGTTGCCACAGAAGAAAGCTCTTCGTGCAACAGAAGCTAACAAAGCTGCATTCGAAGCAGACCGTGCACGCCTAGAAGCTGAAAACCTAGAGCGCAAAACTGAAGCTGAAGCAGTAGCTGCTAAGATCGCTGATCTTAAAGTTATCATGATCCGCTCTGCTGGTGAAAGTGGTCAGCTATACGGTTCTGTATCTTCACGTGATATCGCTGAAGCTGTTGCTGAAGCAGGTGTTAAGGTTTCCCGTAACCAAGTTGTTCTTGATCGCGCGATTAAAACTCTTGGTCTACACGACGTTGTTCTTTCACTTCACCCTGAAGTATCTGTAACTGTTGTTGTGAACATTGCACGCTCTGCTGAAGAAGCTGAGATGCAGTTCGAAACAGGTGCAGCTGTTACTTCAAACACTGAAGAAGAAGATTTCGACGCTGAAGCTGAATTCGCTGCTGAAGAAGAAACTGAAGTTTCTGAAGAAACAGCTGAAGAAGCTGCAGAAGAAGAAGCTACCGAAGAGTAA
- the rpsR gene encoding 30S ribosomal protein S18, protein MAARRPFFRRRKTCPFSGENAPKIDYKDVKLLQKYVSERGKIVPSRITAVSAKKQRELAKAIKRARNIALLPFIVQ, encoded by the coding sequence ATGGCTGCTCGTCGTCCATTCTTCCGTCGTCGTAAAACTTGCCCGTTTTCTGGCGAAAATGCACCAAAAATTGATTACAAAGACGTAAAGCTGCTTCAGAAGTATGTTTCTGAGCGTGGTAAAATCGTTCCTAGCCGTATCACTGCTGTATCTGCAAAGAAACAACGTGAGCTAGCGAAAGCGATCAAGCGCGCACGTAACATCGCTCTGTTGCCTTTCATCGTTCAATAA